The Candidatus Acidiferrales bacterium genome has a segment encoding these proteins:
- the pth gene encoding aminoacyl-tRNA hydrolase, translating to MIVGLGNVGREYEGTRHNVGFMVVDEVSAKSRKSFAPGKGEYYFSEIRYAGEEVILVKPTTFMNNSGIAVKDAMDRFGTRLEDLLVVYDDFNIPLTKLRMKKGGSDGGHNGVYSVIYHLNDDGFPRLRCGIGSDKVVPGRDMVDFVLSKFDAVEVPEVRKMVMDAADAVFAFIDEGIEIAMNRFN from the coding sequence ATGATTGTAGGTCTGGGAAACGTAGGTCGGGAATATGAAGGAACACGCCATAACGTCGGCTTCATGGTTGTCGACGAGGTTTCTGCAAAATCGAGAAAAAGTTTTGCGCCGGGGAAGGGGGAATATTATTTTTCTGAAATCCGGTACGCTGGTGAAGAAGTCATTCTAGTGAAACCCACGACTTTCATGAACAACAGCGGTATCGCCGTTAAGGATGCCATGGACAGGTTTGGCACGAGGCTCGAAGACTTGTTGGTTGTTTATGACGATTTCAATATACCGCTTACGAAGCTCCGTATGAAAAAGGGCGGCAGCGATGGCGGCCACAACGGAGTTTACTCTGTCATATATCATTTAAACGATGACGGTTTCCCGCGTTTGAGATGCGGCATAGGGAGCGATAAAGTTGTGCCGGGAAGAGACATGGTGGATTTTGTTCTTTCGAAATTTGATGCGGTTGAAGTTCCTGAGGTAAGGAAAATGGTGATGGATGCTGCGGATGCGGTATTCGCCTTCATTGATGAAGGGATTGAAATTGCTATGAACAGATTTAATTAG
- the rplI gene encoding 50S ribosomal protein L9, protein MKVILRKNYEGLGEIGKVIDVRDGYARNFLIPQKVAYPFAPGYLKMIENEKKAYEAKLNREVHDAKTLAEKLNGVEISLEVQAGEEDKLFGSVTSQMIVDKLAEKGFEVDRRRVELAEPIKSIGEYKVPLKLHQQVTTEIKVSVKKQAE, encoded by the coding sequence ATGAAAGTAATACTGAGAAAAAATTATGAAGGTCTCGGTGAAATAGGAAAAGTGATCGATGTGCGTGACGGCTATGCGAGGAATTTCTTAATTCCACAGAAAGTTGCATATCCCTTCGCACCGGGTTACTTGAAGATGATCGAGAACGAAAAGAAAGCATACGAGGCGAAGCTGAACCGCGAAGTACATGATGCGAAGACGCTGGCCGAGAAACTGAACGGCGTCGAAATATCGCTCGAGGTCCAGGCCGGTGAAGAGGACAAATTATTCGGATCGGTTACTTCGCAGATGATTGTGGACAAACTTGCGGAAAAGGGATTCGAGGTCGATCGGAGACGCGTCGAGCTGGCCGAGCCGATTAAGTCGATCGGGGAGTACAAAGTGCCTTTGAAACTTCATCAACAAGTGACCACTGAGATAAAGGTTTCAGTGAAGAAACAGGCGGAATAA
- a CDS encoding single-stranded DNA-binding protein has product MADLKMPEMNSVIIAGNLTRDPVFRETTNGTPVVNFTVASNRKFRDSGNQWQEDVCYVGVVAWNKLADSCRDKLKKGNAVLVDGELQSRNWKTDDGHHRSIVEIKARRIQFLNKQGHFNDVSPEQVADEEPSSFTDDSFDHFLSSEESELLKNNGIQAQDIASQQKSVSK; this is encoded by the coding sequence ATGGCTGATCTAAAGATGCCCGAAATGAATAGCGTCATAATTGCCGGAAATCTTACTAGAGATCCTGTCTTTCGCGAAACGACGAACGGAACTCCGGTTGTGAATTTTACAGTCGCTTCCAATAGAAAATTCCGCGACAGCGGGAACCAATGGCAGGAAGATGTCTGCTACGTCGGGGTTGTTGCGTGGAACAAGCTTGCCGACAGCTGTCGCGACAAATTAAAGAAGGGTAATGCCGTTTTGGTTGATGGAGAACTGCAAAGCCGGAATTGGAAAACTGACGACGGGCATCATCGTTCGATCGTAGAGATCAAAGCAAGAAGGATACAGTTCCTGAACAAACAAGGTCATTTCAACGATGTTTCCCCTGAGCAGGTTGCAGACGAAGAGCCATCATCGTTCACGGATGATTCTTTCGATCATTTCTTGTCGAGTGAGGAATCTGAATTGCTTAAAAATAACGGAATACAGGCGCAGGACATCGCGTCTCAACAAAAATCAGTGAGTAAATGA
- a CDS encoding GIY-YIG nuclease family protein — MSFYVYVLSSLTAKRFYVGQTKDLTDRLRRHNRGRVKSTKAFRPWSVVYFEKYETRGKAMRRERELKGLKGTARFLEVAGAAKW; from the coding sequence ATGAGCTTCTATGTGTATGTGTTGTCGAGCCTGACGGCAAAGCGATTCTACGTTGGTCAGACCAAAGACCTTACAGACAGGCTCAGGAGACACAACCGGGGAAGAGTGAAGTCGACGAAGGCATTTAGGCCGTGGTCGGTAGTCTATTTTGAAAAGTATGAGACGCGTGGAAAAGCAATGAGACGTGAGCGAGAGCTCAAGGGTCTCAAAGGGACTGCAAGATTTTTGGAAGTTGCTGGCGCAGCCAAATGGTAA
- a CDS encoding 50S ribosomal protein L25, whose amino-acid sequence MEEVVLNVEKRTLLGKKSKRLFVEKKIPGVFYLGAENIVVQADEAPVRGLATSRTTHLIKVKFQDGTERRAILNDVQFDPVAGKILHFDLHGIKEGQKITVQVPVQLVGTPKGVKDGGIIQHSIHRIKIQCDPENVPEHVEINIDELGIADSIHIKDLKLDGVKILDNPESAIVTVVPPPTIKEETPETAAVATEEPTEPEVIGKTKKAEEGEEEPEETEKAKEKEKPKDKEKEKEKK is encoded by the coding sequence ATGGAAGAAGTTGTTTTGAATGTTGAGAAAAGGACTTTGCTGGGTAAGAAATCGAAAAGGCTTTTTGTTGAGAAAAAGATTCCCGGGGTATTTTATCTCGGAGCAGAGAATATAGTGGTACAGGCTGACGAAGCGCCGGTCCGCGGCCTTGCGACCTCGCGTACGACTCATCTCATCAAAGTAAAATTCCAGGATGGTACAGAACGCCGCGCCATCCTGAACGATGTACAGTTTGATCCAGTTGCCGGCAAGATCCTGCATTTTGATCTCCACGGAATCAAAGAAGGACAGAAAATAACTGTGCAGGTTCCCGTCCAGCTTGTAGGAACACCTAAGGGGGTCAAGGACGGAGGAATAATCCAGCACTCGATTCATAGGATCAAGATTCAATGTGATCCGGAAAATGTTCCCGAACATGTCGAGATCAATATCGATGAACTTGGAATTGCAGATTCTATTCATATAAAAGATCTCAAATTGGATGGGGTGAAAATTCTCGACAATCCTGAATCTGCGATCGTGACGGTGGTTCCGCCTCCGACCATCAAAGAGGAGACTCCGGAAACTGCGGCTGTAGCTACTGAGGAGCCGACAGAGCCCGAGGTGATCGGTAAGACGAAGAAGGCTGAGGAAGGTGAAGAGGAACCGGAGGAGACCGAGAAAGCAAAAGAGAAGGAAAAACCCAAGGATAAGGAAAAGGAGAAGGAAAAGAAGTAG
- a CDS encoding ribose-phosphate pyrophosphokinase codes for MKIFSGRSNIPLAEKIAHEIGEPLGEREIVNFSDGEIWVKYSDNIRGSDVFIIQSTFPPAENLMELLIMIDAAKRASASRVTAVIPYFGYARQDRKDQPRVAISSKLIANLLTQAGASRILTMDLHAAQIQGFFDIPVDHLYSSAVFVKYIKDLKIPNLVVVSPDVGGIKFARAYATRLEADLVLIDKRRPKANVAEVVNIIGDVKGKNVLIVDDLIDTGGTFVAGVNALKSAGVTDVYGACTHPVMSGNAFEKISRSPIKKLIVSDTVPLNHTSEKIEVRSVARLFAEAIRRTYQNESISSLFEIK; via the coding sequence ATGAAAATATTTTCCGGCCGTAGCAATATTCCGCTTGCGGAAAAAATTGCTCATGAGATCGGCGAGCCTCTCGGAGAAAGAGAGATCGTTAATTTTAGCGACGGTGAAATCTGGGTGAAGTACTCGGACAACATCCGGGGCTCGGATGTGTTCATCATACAGAGTACCTTCCCGCCTGCCGAGAATCTGATGGAACTTCTTATTATGATAGATGCCGCCAAACGCGCTTCCGCATCGAGAGTCACGGCGGTAATTCCGTATTTTGGATATGCGCGTCAGGATAGAAAGGATCAGCCGCGAGTCGCCATATCGTCGAAACTGATAGCCAATCTGCTGACCCAAGCCGGTGCATCGCGCATATTGACCATGGATTTGCACGCGGCTCAGATCCAGGGATTCTTCGACATACCGGTCGATCATTTGTACTCGTCTGCCGTTTTTGTGAAATACATCAAGGACTTAAAAATACCGAACCTGGTTGTTGTATCCCCCGATGTTGGCGGGATAAAATTTGCGCGGGCTTATGCAACGCGGCTCGAAGCAGATCTCGTGTTGATTGACAAGCGCAGGCCGAAGGCGAACGTCGCCGAAGTCGTAAATATTATAGGCGACGTGAAGGGCAAGAATGTGCTTATCGTTGATGATCTTATCGATACCGGTGGGACTTTTGTTGCGGGAGTCAATGCTCTGAAATCGGCGGGCGTCACGGACGTTTATGGTGCCTGCACACATCCCGTCATGAGCGGGAACGCTTTTGAAAAAATAAGCAGGAGTCCGATTAAGAAACTCATAGTAAGCGACACCGTGCCGCTAAATCATACGTCTGAAAAAATCGAGGTTAGATCTGTGGCGAGGCTTTTTGCGGAAGCGATCAGACGAACTTATCAGAACGAATCAATTAGTTCATTATTCGAAATCAAGTAG
- the rpsF gene encoding 30S ribosomal protein S6 produces the protein MVQREYETTFIINSNLEDNQVETVITRYQEFISKNGGEVTNADRWGRRRLAYPIKKRNAGFYIQLLHKSPTDMVPKLEQVFKLDEDVIRHLTVVVDKNMLKARAGVKKRRRQRVSKTEQADIPTAMAEKDHN, from the coding sequence ATCGTTCAACGTGAATACGAAACAACGTTTATCATAAATTCCAATCTCGAAGATAATCAGGTCGAGACGGTAATAACACGTTATCAAGAATTCATATCAAAGAACGGTGGCGAAGTGACGAACGCGGACCGCTGGGGAAGAAGGCGCCTTGCGTATCCAATTAAGAAAAGGAATGCCGGCTTCTACATACAGCTGCTGCACAAGTCACCGACCGATATGGTTCCCAAGCTGGAGCAGGTGTTCAAGCTTGATGAAGATGTCATTCGACATCTTACCGTTGTAGTTGACAAGAACATGTTGAAAGCGCGTGCAGGTGTAAAAAAACGCCGGCGGCAGCGCGTTTCCAAAACCGAGCAGGCAGATATACCGACTGCTATGGCTGAAAAAGATCACAACTAG
- a CDS encoding cytochrome c biogenesis protein CcdA, with product MENVNILTAFLFGIISFISPCVLPIVPGYLSFISGYSFDEMVTRSELFKKVTLNSVFFVLGFSVVFVALGASATAIGQLLVQKLNLFSKIAGAIIIVFGLHMIGLFRIKFLNYEKRFHTAKKIGLLGSFVAGLAFAFGWTPCIGPVLAAILAIAAQQDTIGKGVILLSAYSLGLGVPFLATSLSINAFLRFFRRFSKYIRWVEVTGGILLVLVGILIMTNNLTVLSGYFAKWFPFLNELS from the coding sequence TTGGAGAACGTAAATATCCTCACTGCTTTTCTGTTCGGGATAATCTCCTTCATATCTCCGTGTGTCCTGCCGATCGTGCCGGGGTATCTGTCATTCATCAGTGGTTATAGTTTTGACGAGATGGTCACGCGCTCGGAATTGTTCAAGAAAGTGACTCTTAATTCTGTGTTTTTTGTGCTAGGATTTTCCGTTGTCTTTGTGGCCCTTGGAGCTTCCGCGACGGCTATCGGGCAGTTGCTTGTTCAGAAATTAAATTTGTTTTCCAAGATAGCAGGCGCAATAATCATTGTGTTCGGCCTTCATATGATCGGATTGTTCAGAATAAAATTTTTAAATTACGAGAAGAGGTTTCATACGGCAAAAAAAATCGGTCTTCTCGGTTCGTTTGTTGCCGGACTTGCATTTGCCTTTGGATGGACACCGTGTATCGGGCCGGTTCTCGCTGCGATACTGGCGATCGCGGCTCAGCAAGACACCATCGGCAAAGGAGTGATACTCCTTTCTGCTTATTCGCTTGGACTGGGCGTGCCTTTCTTGGCGACGAGCCTGAGCATAAATGCATTTCTCAGATTCTTCAGGAGATTCAGCAAGTACATCAGATGGGTTGAAGTGACAGGTGGAATTTTGTTAGTATTGGTTGGAATTTTGATAATGACGAACAATTTGACCGTGCTCTCAGGTTATTTTGCAAAGTGGTTCCCATTTCTCAATGAGCTGTCATGA
- the rpsR gene encoding 30S ribosomal protein S18 codes for MVPVKEIKKRKICRFCENGDVYVDYKDDKRLIKFTSEQGKIIPRRVTGTCAKHQRQLALAIKRARHLAMLPYVSDIIR; via the coding sequence TTGGTACCAGTCAAAGAAATAAAGAAGAGAAAAATCTGCAGGTTCTGTGAGAACGGAGACGTTTATGTCGATTACAAGGACGACAAACGTCTAATAAAGTTTACCTCCGAGCAGGGGAAAATTATTCCCCGGCGCGTGACAGGAACCTGCGCGAAACACCAGCGGCAGCTTGCTCTCGCGATTAAACGCGCGCGCCATCTTGCCATGTTGCCTTACGTTTCGGACATAATTAGATAG